In one window of Solanum pennellii chromosome 2, SPENNV200 DNA:
- the LOC107009050 gene encoding putative receptor-like protein kinase At4g00960, translating to MMGNTAMSLLKWRVILLFQFYYLFDLTIAQPNFTSSVCSTDSNITEFSPNSAYDTNLNTILSSVSRNMDSFGFYNSSMGLNSDTVSVIAQCRGDVQLQACRDCISNATRKILEVCPYKRWALGYYDHCMLRYSNESIIGNLATQPERILFNIANASSPDEFMQDLRTMLENLRSEASQGGMHKYASNTTQGPDFQTIYALVQCTADLTAQDCSNCLDSGFRSLPSCSCYRKQGLNFMMPSCNFRYEIYSFFDQRPTQAPPPLSPPSPLPPPLSGKDDKTTRTVIIIVVPTVIGVFLIVCTSFILMRRRRRKLVNDIQSIHGDDISTAESFQYDFSTIRSATDNFSSANKLGQGGFGPVYKGKLSNGQEVAVKRLSADSGQGDLEFKNEVMLVAKLQHRNLVRLLGFCFDGTERLLIYEFVPNASLDQFLFDPVKRTQLDWERRSKIIGGVAKGILYLHEDSRLRIIHRDLKASNVLLDEEMNPKIADFGMARLFTLDETQGNTSRIVGTYGYMAPEYAMHGQFSVKSDVFSFGVLVLEILSGQKNTCFRNGESVEDLLSYAWTNWQEGTAANLIDPMFRGSSGLVRDIKRYIHIALLCVQENIGDRPTVAAVVLMLSSLSLSLPVPSGPAYNDISPEISLIKEHNSKSSEPRELAKTKSISSSRNEASITELYPR from the exons ATGATGGGGAACACAGCTATGAGTTTGTTGAAATGGCGGGTCATTTTACTGTtccaattttattatcttttcgATCTCACCATAGCCCAGCCTAATTTCACTTCTTCTGTATGTAGTACAGATTCTAATATTACTGAGTTCTCCCCAAATAGTGCATATGACACTAACCTTAACACAATCCTCTCCTCTGTTTCGCGAAATATGGACAGTTTTGGATTCTATAATTCTTCCATGGGCCTAAACTCCGACACTGTTAGTGTCATCGCCCAATGTAGAGGGGATGTACAATTACAGGCATGTCGTGATTGTATAAGTAATGCAACTCGTAAGATTCTAGAGGTATGTCCTTACAAGAGATGGGCCTTAGGTTATTATGATCACTGTATGCTACGATATTCAAATGAGTCCATTATAGGCAACCTTGCAACTCAACCAGAAAGAATCTTATTTAACATAGCAAATGCCTCGAGTCCGGATGAGTTTATGCAAGATCTAAGAACCATGCTAGAAAACTTACGAAGTGAAGCTTCACAGGGCGGTATGCACAAGTATGCTAGTAATACTACTCAGGGCCCTGATTTTCAGACTATATATGCACTTGTCCAGTGCACTGCGGATTTAACAGCTCAAGATTGCTCCAATTGTTTAGACAGTGGCTTTAGAAGTTTACCTAGCTGCTCCTGTTATAGGAAACAGGGTCTCAACTTTATGATGCCCAGCTGCAATTTTCGGTATGAAATTTACTCCTTTTTCGACCAGCGACCAACCCAAGCTCCACCACCCTTATCACCACCATCACCGCTGCCACCGCCACTATCAG GAAAAGATGATAAAACAACTCGAACGGTCATCATTATCGTTGTGCCAACTGTTATAGGTGTTTTTCTTATTGTCTGTACTTCTTTCATCTTGATGAGGAGGCGAAGAAGGAAGCTAGTGAATGATATTCAGA GTATACACGGTGATGATATTAGCACTGCAGAATCCTTTCAATATGATTTTTCAACAATTAGATCAGCAACAGATAACTTTTCAAGCGCTAATAAGTTGGGACAGGGAGGATTTGGTCCTGTGTACAAG GGTAAGCTTTCAAATGGTCAAGAAGTAGCAGTGAAAAGATTGTCAGCAGATTCTGGCCAAGGTGATCTGGAATTCAAAAATGAAGTCATGCTGGTTGCTAAACTTCAACACAGGAATTTGGTTAGGTTACTGGGATTTTGCTTCGATGGAACAGAGAGACTTCTTATCTATGAATTTGTTCCCAATGCAAGCCTTGACCAATTTTTATTTG ATCCAGTTAAACGTACGCAATTAGATTGGGAAAGGCGATCCAAAATAATAGGAGGGGTTGCCAAGGGAATTCTTTATCTTCATGAGGATTCTAGACTTCGCATCATTCATCGTGATCTCAAAGCAAGTAATGTTCTACTTGACGAAGAAATGAATCCTAAAATTGCAGACTTTGGTATGGCAAGGCTATTTACATTGGATGAAACTCAAGGCAACACAAGTAGAATTGTCGGGACCTA TGGATATATGGCACCAGAGTATGCAATGCATGGACAATTTTCAGTCAAGTCCGATGTTTTTAGCTTTGGAGTACTAGTCCTAGAAATTTTAAGTGGACAAAAGAACACTTGTTTCAGAAATGGAGAATCTGTGGAAGACCTTTTAAGCTAT GCATGGACGAATTGGCAAGAAGGAACAGCTGCAAATTTGATTGACCCCATGTTTAGGGGAAGTTCAGGACTGGTTCGTGACATCAAGAGATACATCCACATTGCCTTATTATGCGTTCAAGAAAATATTGGTGATAGACCAACTGTGGCTGCAGTAGTTCTCATGCTCAGTAGCCTCTCTCTGAGTCTACCCGTGCCTTCAGGGCCTGCATACAATGATATTAGCCCAGAGATTTCACTCATTAAAGAGCACAATTCAAAATCGTCAGAACCTAGAGAATTAGCCAAAACTAAATCTATTTCTTCGTCACgtaatgaggcatccataacTGAGTTATACCCTCGTTAA
- the LOC107010099 gene encoding cysteine-rich repeat secretory protein 38: MAITIQKWLLIILFLHIHVLNIVAQLPDLRYGSCGENGNYTENSTYKNNLNTLLTSLPSKIDNYGFYKASIGQNIDRASVIVLCRGDVELQECRDCVHNVSQKLVQVCPNQKEAAGGYDKCMLVYSNESITDTTTFSKLFYLNEIQNASKPGEFNKELGKLLVRLRVVAAHGDPRRKYASGNATGPDFQNIFALVQCTPDLPPQNCFDCLTKAYEDMINCPCMGKKGGRIIGARCSFRYGTSPFFRLDVVSVAPPPEEEGGDDKTVRTVIIIVGPIFTIIIFIACISVVMMSRRN, from the exons ATGGCCATAACTATTCAAAAGTGGCTATTGATCATTCTGTTTTTGCATATACACGTTCTCAATATTGTAGCGCAGCTGCCTGATTTACGCTATGGTTCATGCGGTGAGAATGGTAACTATACTGAGAATAGTACCTACAAGAACAATCTAAACACACTCCTCACTTCCCTTCCCTCAAAAATAGATAACTATGGTTTTTACAAGGCTTCCATTGGCCAAAACATCGACAGAGCCAGTGTTATTGTGCTATGTAGAGGAGATGTGGAGCTACAAGAATGTCGCGATTGTGTCCATAATGTTTCTCAAAAGCTAGTACAAGTATGTCCTAACCAAAAAGAAGCTGCTGGTGGTTATGATAAATGTATGTTAGTGTACTCGAATGAATCCATTACAGACACTACAACATTTTCTAAACTCTTTTACTTAAACGAAATTCAGAATGCCTCAAAACCCGGTGAATTTAACAAGGAGCTAGGAAAATTATTAGTTAGATTAAGAGTGGTTGCTGCACATGGTGATCCCCGTAGAAAATATGCTAGTGGTAATGCGACAGGTCCTGATTTTCAGAATATATTTGCACTTGTGCAGTGCACTCCTGATTTACCTCCTCAGAATTGCTTCGATTGCTTAACGAAAGCTTATGAAGATATGATTAATTGTCCCTGCATGGGCAAGAAGGGTGGAAGAATCATAGGTGCTAGGTGCAGCTTCCGTTATGGAACTTCCCCTTTTTTCAGGTTGGATGTAGTGTCAGTAGCTCCGCCACCTGAAG AGGAAGGGGGTGATGATAAAACGGTTCGAACAGTCATCATTATCGTTGGGCCaatttttacaattattatttttattgcttgTATTTCTGTCGTCATGATGAGTAGGcgaaattaa
- the LOC107009185 gene encoding putative receptor-like protein kinase At4g00960 has translation MAITIQKWLLIILFLHIHVLNIVAQLPDLRYGSCGENGNYTENSTYKNNLNTLLTSLPSKIDNYGFYNASIGQNTDRASVIVLCRGDVELDDCRVCVDNVVEKIGQLCPNQKEVFGGYDECMLQYSNQSIIETPSLSVRYFLWNTANASKPEEFNQELGKLLENLRDRAAQGGPLQKYATGNTTAGLQSIYALVQCTPDLSRQNCFNCLTDAYGNMPQCPCLGKIGGRIIGVRCNFRYEISRFFTADVPMEAPPPAGNDNRTVPTGTENITPPTGKDDKTTRTIIIIVVSTVTIVILMICIAVILIRRRKRKLVKEIQSTSVDDTSIAESFQYAFSAIRAATDDFSDANKLGEGGFGPVYKGKLQNGQEVAVKRLSADSGQGDLEFKNEVLLVAKLQHRNLVRLLGFCLDRTERLLVYEFVPNASLDHFLFDSVKRRQLYWERRSKIIGGIAKGILYLHEDSRLRIIHRDLKASNVLLDAEMNPKISDFGMARLFELDETQGSTNRIVGTYGYMAPEYAMHGQFSVKSDVFSFGVLVLEILSGQKNTCFRNGESVEDLLSFAWSSWRNGTTTNFIDPMLRESTGLIRDIMRNLHIALLCVQESVADRPTMAAVVLMLSSFSLSLPMPSGPAFYMYSNVTAETSLIQEYNTRMTNSSEVAKSNSIGSSRNEASISELYPR, from the exons ATGGCCATAACTATTCAAAAGTGGCTATTGATCATTCTGTTTTTGCATATACACGTTCTCAATATCGTAGCGCAGCTGCCTGATTTACGCTACGGTTCATGCGGTGAGAATGGTAACTATACTGAGAATAGTACCTACAAGAACAATCTAAACACACTCCTCACTTCCCTTCCCTCAAAAATAGATAACTATGGTTTCTACAATGCTTCCATTGGCCAAAACACCGATAGAGCCAGCGTTATTGTGCTATGTAGAGGAGATGTGGAGCTAGACGATTGCCGCGTTTGTGTCGATAATGTTGTTGAAAAGATTGGACAGTTGTGTCCTAACCAAAAAGAAGTTTTCGGTGGCTATGATGAATGTATGTTACAGTATTCAAATCAATCCATTATAGAAACTCCATCATTGTCTGTTCGATATTTTCTTTGGAATACTGCGAATGCCTCAAAGCCCGAGGAATTTAACCAGGAACTGGGTAAATTACTGGAAAATTTACGAGACCGTGCTGCACAGGGTGGTCCTCTTCAAAAATATGCTACTGGTAATACGACAGCAGGTCTTCAGTCTATATATGCACTTGTGCAGTGTACTCCTGATTTATCTCGTCAGAATTGCTTCAATTGCTTAACTGATGCTTATGGAAACATGCCTCAATGTCCCTGCCTGGGGAAGATCGGTGGAAGAATCATAGGGGTTAGGTGCAATTTCCGTTATGAAATTTCCCGTTTCTTCACCGCCGATGTGCCCATGGAAGCTCCGCCACCTGCAG gaaatgATAATAGAACAGTTCCAACAGGGACGGAAAATATTACACCTCCAACTGGGAAGGATGATAAAACAACACGAACAATCATCATAATCGTTGTGTCAACTGTTACaattgttattcttatgatttgTATTGCTGTCATCTTGATAAGGAGGCGAAAGAGGAAGCTGGTGAAGGAAATTCAGA GTACATCTGTGGATGATACTAGTATTGCAGAATCTTTTCAATATGCTTTTTCGGCAATTAGAGCAGCAACAGATGACTTCTCAGATGCTAATAAGCTCGGAGAAGGCGGATTTGGTCCTGTGTACAAG gGTAAGCTTCAAAATGGACAAGAAGTAGCAGTGAAAAGGTTATCAGCAGATTCAGGCCAAGGTGATCTAGAATTCAAAAATGAGGTCTTGTTGGTTGCCAAGCTTCAACACAGGAATTTGGTTAGGTTGCTGGGATTTTGCCTAGACCGAACAGAGCGACTTCTTGTCTATGAGTTTGTTCCCAATGCAAGTCTTGACCACTTCTTATTTG ATTCAGTTAAACGTAGACAATTGTATTGGGAAAGGCGATCCAAAATCATAGGAGGGATTGCTAAGGGGATTCTTTATCTTCATGAGGATTCTAGGCTTCGGATCATTCACCGTGATCTCAAAGCTAGTAATGTTCTACTAGATGCAGAAATGAATCCTAAAATCTCAGATTTTGGCATGGCAAGGCTATTTGAATTAGATGAAACTCAAGGCAGCACAAACAGAATTGTTGGGACCTA TGGATATATGGCACCAGAGTATGCAATGCACGGACAATTTTCCGTCAAGTCAGATGTTTTTAGCTTTGGAGTACTAGTCTTAGAAATTTTAAGTGGCCAAAAAAACACTTGTTTCAGAAATGGAGAATCGGTGGAAGACCTTCTGAGTTTT GCTTGGTCGAGCTGGCGTAATGGAACAACTACAAATTTTATAGATCCAATGCTGAGGGAAAGCACTGGACTGATTCGTGACATAATGAGAAACCTTCACATAGCTTTATTGTGTGTTCAAGAAAGTGTGGCTGATAGACCAACCATGGCAGCTGTTGTTCTCATGCTCAGTAGTTTCTCGTTGAGTCTTCCAATGCCTTCAGGGCCAGCATTCTATATGTACAGTAATGTTACCGCAGAGACGTCGCTTATTCAAGAATACAACACAAGAATGACAAACTCTAGTGAAGTAGCCAAAAGTAATTCTATTGGTTCATCACGAAATGAGGCGTCCATATCTGAGTTATATCCTCGTTAA
- the LOC107008948 gene encoding putative receptor-like protein kinase At4g00960: MVSQKWLLFLFLHLHVLNIVAQLPELRFGSCGENGNYTENSTYKNNLNTLLTSLPSKIDNYGFYNASIGQNTDRASVIVLCRGDVELDDCRVCVDNVVEKIGQLCPNQKEVFGGYDACMLQYSNQSIIETPSLSVRYFLWNAANASKPEEFNQELGKLLENLRDRAAQGGPLQKYATGNTTAGLQSIYALVQCTPDLSRQNCFNCLTDAYGSMPQCPCLGKIGGRIIGVRCNFRYEISRFFTADVPTEAPPPAGNDNRTVPTGTENITPPTGKDDKTTRTIIIIVVSTVTIVILMICIAVILIRRRKRKLVKEIQSTSVDDTSIAESFQYAFSAIRAATDDFSDANKLGEGGFGPVYKGKLQNGQEVAVKRLSADSGQGDLEFKNEVLLVAKLQHRNLVRLLGFCLDRTERLLVYEFVPNASLDHFLFDSVKRRQLDWERRSKIIGGIAKGILYLHEDSRLRIIHRDLKASNVLLDAEMNPKISDFGMARLFELDETQGSTNRIVGTYGYMAPEYAMHGQFSVKSDVFSFGVLVLEILSGQKNTCFRNGESVEDLLSFAWSSWRNGTTTNFIDPMLRESTGLIRDIMRNLHIALLCVQESVADRPTMAAVVLMLSSFSLSLPMPSGPAFYMYSNVTAETSLIQEYNTRMTNSSEVAKSNSIGSSRNEASISELYPR, from the exons ATGGTTAGTCAAAAGTGGTTACTCTTTCTGTTTCTGCATTTACATGTTCTCAATATTGTAGCCCAGCTGCCTGAGTTACGATTTGGTTCATGTGGTGAGAATGGTAACTATACTGAGAATAGTACCTACAAGAACAATCTCAACACACTCCTCACTTCCCTTCCCTCAAAAATAGATAACTATGGTTTCTACAATGCTTCCATTGGCCAAAACACCGATAGAGCCAGCGTTATTGTGCTATGTAGAGGAGATGTGGAGCTAGACGATTGCCGCGTTTGTGTCGATAATGTTGTTGAAAAGATTGGACAGCTGTGTCCTAACCAAAAAGAAGTTTTCGGTGGCTATGATGCATGTATGTTACAGTATTCAAATCAATCCATTATAGAAACTCCATCATTGTCTGTTCGATATTTTCTTTGGAATGCTGCGAATGCCTCAAAACCCGAGGAATTTAACCAGGAACTGGGTAAATTACTGGAAAATTTACGAGACCGTGCTGCACAGGGTGGTCCTCTTCAAAAATATGCTACTGGTAATACGACAGCAGGTCTTCAGTCTATATATGCACTTGTGCAGTGTACTCCTGATTTATCTCGTCAGAATTGCTTCAATTGCTTAACTGATGCTTATGGAAGCATGCCTCAATGTCCCTGCCTGGGGAAGATCGGTGGAAGAATCATAGGGGTTAGGTGCAATTTCCGTTATGAAATTTCCCGTTTCTTCACCGCCGATGTGCCTACGGAAGCTCCGCCACCTGCAG gaaATGATAATAGAACAGTTCCAACAGGGACGGAAAATATTACACCTCCAACTGGGAAGGATGATAAAACAACACGAACAATCATCATAATCGTTGTGTCAACTGTTACaattgttattcttatgatttgTATTGCTGTCATCTTGATAAGGAGGCGAAAGAGGAAGCTGGTGAAGGAAATTCAGA GTACATCTGTGGATGATACTAGTATTGCAGAATCTTTTCAATATGCTTTTTCGGCAATTAGAGCAGCAACAGATGACTTCTCAGATGCTAATAAGCTCGGAGAAGGCGGATTTGGTCCTGTGTACAAG ggtAAGCTTCAAAATGGACAAGAAGTAGCAGTGAAAAGGTTATCAGCAGATTCAGGCCAAGGTGATCTAGAATTCAAAAATGAGGTCTTGTTGGTTGCCAAGCTTCAACACAGGAATTTGGTTAGGTTGCTGGGATTTTGCCTAGACCGAACAGAGCGACTTCTTGTCTATGAGTTTGTTCCCAATGCAAGTCTTGACCACTTCTTATTTG ATTCAGTTAAACGTAGACAATTGGATTGGGAAAGGCGATCCAAAATCATAGGAGGGATTGCTAAGGGGATTCTTTATCTTCACGAGGATTCTAGGCTTCGGATCATTCACCGTGATCTCAAAGCTAGTAATGTTCTACTAGATGCAGAAATGAATCCTAAAATCTCAGATTTTGGCATGGCAAGGCTATTTGAATTAGATGAAACTCAAGGCAGCACAAACAGAATTGTTGGGACCTA TGGATATATGGCACCAGAGTATGCAATGCACGGACAATTTTCCGTCAAGTCAGATGTTTTTAGCTTTGGAGTACTAGTCTTAGAAATTTTAAGTGGCCAAAAAAACACTTGTTTCAGAAATGGAGAATCGGTGGAAGACCTTCTGAGTTTT GCTTGGTCGAGCTGGCGTAATGGAACAACTACAAATTTTATAGATCCAATGCTGAGGGAAAGCACTGGACTGATTCGTGACATAATGAGAAACCTTCACATAGCTTTATTGTGTGTTCAAGAAAGTGTGGCTGATAGACCAACCATGGCAGCTGTTGTTCTCATGCTCAGTAGTTTCTCGTTGAGTCTTCCAATGCCTTCAGGGCCAGCATTCTATATGTACAGTAATGTTACCGCAGAGACGTCGCTTATTCAAGAATACAACACAAGAATGACAAACTCTAGTGAAGTAGCCAAAAGTAATTCTATTGGTTCATCACGAAATGAGGCGTCCATATCTGAGTTATATCCTCGTTAA